In one Burkholderiales bacterium GJ-E10 genomic region, the following are encoded:
- a CDS encoding aminopeptidase N: protein MQPPAPQRVLRSGYRPPPFLLDRIELEFDLDPDSTEVLSVMRLRRNPDAVETELRLDGEQLQLLGIELDGRALAPEEYRIDATALSLPAPDAPAFTLRIRNRIRPRENTTLMGLYVSNEALFTQCEAEGMRRITWIPDRPDVLARYRVLLRADRARFPVLLSNGNRIAAGELDGGRHFALWEDPHPKPCYLFAIVAGTLSSRDETFHTQSGREALLQVWADAANLPRLEHAMASLRRAIAWDERRFGCELDLDRYMVVAAADFNMGAMENKGLNIFNTKYVLASPDVATDTDYAAIESIIGHEYFHNWSGNRVTCRDWFQLSLKEGLTVFRDQEFTRDRLAEEAVAEGTDPASARAIVRIDDVRMLRATQFPEDAGPMAHPIRPDSYVEISNFYTATVYEKGAEVVRMLQTLLGPETFRRGLRRYFDRYDGQAATCDQFVAAMAEASGRDLHQFLRWYAQAGTPRVFVERRHDAGTGTLDLSITQSTPPTPGQPEKQPLVIPFAIGLVGPDGTDLPVRFDGETAEEAAAHGRTRIVALDRGSQSLRLHDVPPGTVPSLLRDFSAPVILEHRYSEEELAVLAAHDSDGFNRWEAGQKIALAALVDATNAAESGDAIPLARSLLRLFEATLADDTVSAAFRERSLQLPSEIVLAEQRPVVDPQAIHEARDALRRNLGAALAASWRSTYHAHHRSEPYRPDPAASGRRALKNLALAYLTSAGDSEAFDLARAQLDRADNLTERHGALVAILHSPAPFKEAVLAEVERAWRGEPLLMNKWLALQATAPAQPNERPVLERVRRLLRHDAYSEKNPNSVYALVLGFVNNNPAEFHRADGSGYAFWTEQVLRLDRLNPIVAARVARALDRWRRYAPERRDRMHDALREVSRHGALSRDTREIVDKALAP, encoded by the coding sequence ATGCAACCGCCTGCGCCCCAGCGCGTTCTCCGGTCCGGATATCGGCCCCCCCCCTTTCTTCTCGACCGGATCGAACTCGAATTCGATCTGGACCCCGACAGCACGGAAGTGCTGTCGGTCATGCGCCTGCGCCGCAACCCGGACGCCGTGGAGACCGAACTCCGGCTCGATGGCGAGCAACTCCAACTGCTTGGCATCGAACTCGACGGGCGCGCGCTGGCACCGGAGGAATACCGCATCGATGCGACCGCGCTATCGCTGCCGGCGCCGGATGCCCCCGCCTTCACGCTGCGCATCCGCAATCGCATCCGGCCGCGGGAGAACACGACCCTGATGGGGCTGTACGTCTCCAACGAAGCGCTGTTCACGCAGTGCGAAGCGGAGGGCATGCGGCGCATCACCTGGATTCCGGACCGCCCCGACGTCCTTGCGCGGTATCGGGTCCTGCTGCGCGCCGACCGCGCCCGTTTTCCCGTGCTCCTGTCCAATGGCAATCGGATCGCCGCGGGGGAACTCGATGGCGGACGGCACTTCGCGCTGTGGGAGGATCCGCACCCCAAGCCTTGTTATCTCTTCGCCATCGTCGCCGGAACGTTATCCAGCCGCGACGAGACCTTCCACACCCAAAGCGGCCGCGAGGCGCTGCTGCAGGTCTGGGCAGATGCGGCAAACCTCCCCCGCCTGGAGCACGCCATGGCGAGCCTCCGACGCGCCATCGCCTGGGACGAACGACGCTTCGGCTGCGAGCTCGACCTCGACCGCTACATGGTGGTCGCCGCGGCCGACTTCAACATGGGGGCGATGGAGAACAAGGGCCTCAACATCTTCAACACGAAGTACGTGCTGGCCAGCCCCGACGTCGCCACGGACACGGACTATGCGGCGATCGAATCGATCATCGGCCATGAATACTTTCACAACTGGTCCGGCAACCGGGTTACCTGCCGCGACTGGTTCCAATTGAGTCTCAAGGAGGGCCTCACCGTCTTCCGCGATCAGGAGTTCACGCGCGACCGCCTCGCCGAGGAGGCGGTCGCCGAAGGCACCGACCCGGCATCGGCTCGCGCGATCGTGCGGATCGACGACGTACGCATGCTGCGTGCCACGCAGTTCCCCGAGGATGCCGGACCGATGGCGCATCCGATCCGTCCCGACTCGTACGTCGAAATCAGCAATTTCTATACCGCAACGGTGTACGAGAAGGGCGCCGAGGTCGTCCGCATGCTGCAGACCTTGTTGGGGCCGGAGACCTTCCGTCGCGGCCTGCGGCGATATTTCGATCGGTATGACGGTCAGGCGGCGACTTGCGACCAGTTCGTCGCCGCCATGGCCGAAGCCTCGGGCCGCGATCTGCACCAGTTCCTCCGCTGGTATGCCCAGGCGGGAACGCCGCGCGTGTTCGTGGAACGCCGCCATGACGCCGGTACCGGCACCCTCGACCTTTCCATCACCCAGAGCACGCCGCCCACACCCGGTCAACCGGAAAAACAACCCCTGGTGATTCCCTTTGCCATCGGCCTGGTGGGACCCGACGGCACCGATCTTCCGGTCCGTTTCGATGGCGAAACGGCCGAGGAAGCGGCCGCCCACGGGCGCACGCGAATCGTCGCCCTGGACCGGGGATCCCAGTCCCTGCGCTTGCACGACGTGCCGCCAGGAACGGTTCCCTCCCTTCTGCGGGACTTCTCGGCGCCGGTGATCCTCGAGCACCGGTACTCCGAGGAAGAGCTTGCGGTGCTCGCCGCGCATGATTCGGACGGATTCAATCGGTGGGAGGCAGGACAGAAGATCGCACTCGCCGCGCTGGTCGACGCGACCAATGCCGCCGAATCGGGCGATGCGATCCCGCTCGCCCGAAGCCTGCTGCGGCTGTTCGAAGCCACCCTTGCCGACGATACGGTATCGGCGGCATTCCGCGAGCGCAGCCTGCAGCTTCCGAGCGAAATCGTACTGGCGGAACAGCGGCCTGTCGTCGATCCGCAGGCCATCCATGAAGCCCGCGATGCCCTGCGGCGCAACCTCGGCGCCGCCCTGGCCGCATCCTGGCGGTCGACCTACCATGCGCATCATCGGTCCGAACCCTATCGGCCGGACCCGGCCGCATCGGGGCGGCGGGCGCTCAAGAACCTCGCCCTCGCGTATCTGACCAGTGCCGGGGATTCGGAAGCATTCGATCTCGCTCGCGCGCAACTCGACCGCGCCGACAACCTCACCGAGCGCCATGGAGCGCTGGTGGCGATCCTGCACAGCCCGGCGCCGTTCAAGGAAGCAGTGCTGGCCGAAGTCGAACGGGCATGGCGAGGCGAACCGCTGCTGATGAACAAGTGGCTTGCGCTGCAGGCCACCGCGCCGGCACAGCCCAACGAACGCCCCGTGCTGGAACGGGTCCGCCGCCTGCTCCGGCACGATGCCTATTCCGAGAAGAATCCGAACAGCGTCTATGCCCTGGTGCTTGGGTTCGTCAACAACAATCCGGCGGAATTCCATCGCGCCGACGGCTCGGGCTACGCGTTCTGGACGGAACAGGTGCTTCGGCTCGACCGCCTCAATCCGATCGTGGCCGCTCGCGTAGCGCGCGCGCTCGATCGTTGGCGCCGCTACGCCCCGGAACGGCGGGACCGCATGCACGACGCGCTGCGGGAAGTCAGCCGCCACGGCGCCCTGTCGCGCGACACGCGGGAAATCGTCGACAAGGCGCTCGCACCCTGA
- a CDS encoding dolichyl-phosphate-mannose-protein mannosyltransferase yields the protein MFAFSSMTDFSMTDEEARGRRVRWILALVVFSILAVRLVTLGTYALMDTTEARYGEIARVMLVTGNYITPQEIPGVPFWAKPPLYVWLSAISIRLLGVNEFALRLPSFLCSLGILALCFLWTRTLFEDDRRTGAAEDTAARIAPWLATALLSTSVLFFVSAGAVMTDPSLDLSITAMWLAFHQAVVRGDALPERRRRAWGYAFFIAAGFGMLAKGPVILMYVGGPIALWALWQRKIAYTWKAMPWVPGMALGLAICVPWYVLAEIRTPGYLRYFLIGEHIMRFLKPGWKGDLYGHPHIEPLGSIWLELAGSLGVATLLSVAGAIAALRARLQGAADARVDGARAFLLLCALFPVAFFTFAANIIWTYVLHSLGPIAVLVGAWGARAMGRAAIWRASVWTTIGAAWLVLVVAIFTWVPHHVLRHTAVALVARWRAQARTEPGPLRYWGRKAPASLRYYSRGAVAAEPNLALALHGADGAHAVYLVTNPGEKGLVEQAARSAPGRPAVRLLGENVDMALWEIGG from the coding sequence ATGTTCGCGTTTTCCTCGATGACGGATTTTTCCATGACGGATGAAGAGGCCCGCGGCCGGCGGGTACGGTGGATCCTGGCACTGGTGGTCTTCAGCATCCTCGCGGTGCGGCTGGTCACCCTCGGCACCTATGCGCTGATGGACACCACGGAGGCGCGGTACGGCGAGATCGCCCGCGTGATGCTGGTCACCGGCAACTACATCACGCCGCAGGAGATCCCGGGCGTGCCGTTCTGGGCCAAGCCGCCCTTGTATGTCTGGCTGAGCGCGATCTCGATCCGGCTGCTGGGCGTCAATGAGTTCGCCCTGCGCCTGCCGTCCTTCCTCTGCTCGCTGGGCATCCTCGCCCTGTGCTTCCTCTGGACGCGCACCCTGTTCGAGGACGATCGCCGGACGGGTGCCGCGGAGGACACCGCCGCGCGGATCGCGCCGTGGCTGGCAACCGCGCTGCTGTCGACCTCGGTCCTTTTCTTCGTGTCCGCTGGCGCCGTGATGACCGATCCGAGTCTGGATCTGTCGATCACCGCGATGTGGCTGGCATTCCACCAGGCGGTGGTTCGCGGCGACGCGCTGCCCGAGCGGCGGCGACGCGCCTGGGGATACGCCTTTTTCATTGCGGCGGGGTTCGGCATGCTCGCCAAGGGCCCCGTCATCCTGATGTACGTGGGCGGCCCGATCGCGCTCTGGGCGCTCTGGCAGCGCAAGATCGCCTACACCTGGAAGGCGATGCCCTGGGTCCCGGGGATGGCCCTCGGCCTGGCGATCTGTGTTCCCTGGTATGTGCTGGCCGAGATCCGCACCCCCGGCTATCTCCGCTACTTCCTGATCGGCGAGCACATCATGCGGTTTCTCAAGCCGGGGTGGAAGGGCGATCTCTATGGTCACCCGCATATCGAACCCCTGGGTTCGATATGGCTCGAACTGGCGGGCTCGCTCGGGGTCGCCACCCTGTTGTCGGTGGCCGGTGCGATCGCGGCGCTGCGGGCGCGGCTGCAGGGGGCGGCGGATGCGCGCGTCGATGGGGCTCGCGCGTTCCTGCTGCTCTGCGCCTTGTTTCCCGTGGCGTTCTTCACGTTTGCCGCCAACATCATCTGGACCTACGTTCTGCATTCGCTGGGGCCGATCGCGGTCCTGGTCGGGGCGTGGGGCGCGCGGGCGATGGGCCGTGCGGCGATCTGGCGGGCCTCCGTTTGGACGACGATCGGCGCGGCGTGGCTGGTGCTCGTGGTGGCGATCTTCACCTGGGTTCCGCACCATGTGCTGCGGCATACGGCGGTCGCGCTGGTGGCGCGCTGGCGCGCGCAGGCACGCACCGAGCCCGGTCCGCTGCGCTATTGGGGGCGCAAGGCGCCGGCATCGCTGCGGTATTACTCGCGCGGCGCGGTGGCGGCGGAGCCGAACCTTGCACTCGCCTTGCACGGCGCGGACGGTGCGCACGCCGTGTATCTGGTGACGAACCCCGGCGAAAAGGGCCTGGTGGAGCAGGCTGCGCGCAGTGCGCCCGGCCGGCCTGCCGTACGCCTGCTGGGAGAGAACGTCGATATGGCGTTGTGGGAGATCGGGGGCTAG
- a CDS encoding YebC like protein, translating to MAGHSKWANIQHRKGRQDAKRGQIWTKIIREITVAARQGGDPTMNSRLRLALDKASAANVPKDTVNKAIARGSGKLDGANYEEVRYEGYGIGGAALIIDAMTDNRTRTVAEVRHALSKHGGNLGTEGSVEFQFRHCGHFLFAPGTSEDKVMEAALEAGAEDVVTNDDGSIEVISAPADFEAVKHALEGAGLHAEIADITMKALNEIALHGEDAEKMRRLIEVLEDLDDVQHVYTSAALDE from the coding sequence ATGGCCGGGCATTCCAAATGGGCCAACATCCAGCATCGCAAAGGCCGGCAGGACGCCAAGCGCGGCCAGATCTGGACCAAGATCATCCGGGAGATCACCGTCGCCGCGCGTCAGGGCGGCGACCCGACGATGAACTCCCGCCTGCGCCTGGCGCTGGACAAGGCGTCGGCGGCGAACGTCCCCAAGGACACCGTCAACAAGGCGATCGCGCGGGGCAGCGGCAAGCTCGACGGCGCCAACTATGAAGAGGTCCGCTACGAGGGCTACGGCATCGGCGGCGCCGCGCTCATCATCGACGCGATGACCGACAACCGCACCCGTACGGTCGCGGAAGTGCGCCATGCACTCTCCAAGCACGGCGGCAACCTCGGCACCGAAGGGTCGGTCGAGTTCCAGTTCCGGCACTGCGGCCACTTCCTGTTCGCGCCCGGAACCAGCGAGGACAAGGTCATGGAAGCGGCGCTCGAGGCGGGCGCGGAGGACGTCGTCACCAACGACGACGGGTCGATCGAGGTCATCAGCGCACCCGCCGACTTCGAAGCGGTCAAGCACGCGCTGGAAGGCGCCGGACTCCACGCCGAGATCGCCGACATCACCATGAAGGCGCTCAACGAGATCGCCCTGCATGGCGAAGACGCGGAAAAGATGCGCCGCCTGATCGAGGTGCTCGAAGACCTGGACGACGTGCAGCACGTGTATACGTCGGCGGCGCTCGACGAATGA
- a CDS encoding phosphoribosylamine--glycine ligase gives MKTLVIGSGGREHALAWKLAQAPGMRRVHVAPGNGGTGRDRHLQNVPLAGHEELIAFARAEQVDFTVVGPEAPLAAGVVDAFRAAGLRIFGPTRAAAQLESSKDFAKAFMARHGIPTAAYRTFEDAQDAHDYVRERGAPIVVKADGLAAGKGVVVAQTVDEAHAAIDAMLGGEMVGAAGARVVIEEFLPGEEASFIVLCDGTHVAALASSQDHKRLLDGDEGPNTGGMGAYSPAPVVTPEVHARVMREIIDPTIAGLAAEGIRYTGFLYAGLMIGADGQPRVLEFNCRLGDPETQPILMRMKSDLAEVLDAAIDGRLDQIEIAWDRRAALGVVVAAQDYPDRPRRGDAIEALPANTDDCMVFHAGTQQVGDQLVTSGGRVLCVTALGETLRLARRRAYEAVSAVRFAGMQYRSDIGNRALKDY, from the coding sequence ATGAAGACCCTGGTCATCGGTTCGGGCGGCCGCGAGCACGCCCTGGCGTGGAAGCTTGCGCAAGCCCCCGGCATGCGTCGGGTCCATGTCGCGCCCGGCAACGGCGGCACGGGGCGCGACCGGCATCTGCAGAACGTTCCGCTTGCGGGACACGAAGAACTCATTGCCTTCGCCAGGGCCGAGCAGGTCGACTTCACGGTGGTCGGCCCCGAAGCGCCCCTGGCAGCCGGCGTCGTCGACGCCTTCCGCGCCGCAGGGCTGCGGATCTTCGGTCCGACCCGGGCCGCCGCGCAACTCGAATCCTCGAAGGATTTCGCCAAGGCGTTCATGGCGCGCCACGGCATTCCCACCGCCGCCTACCGCACGTTCGAGGACGCGCAGGACGCGCACGACTACGTGCGCGAACGCGGCGCACCCATCGTCGTCAAGGCCGACGGACTCGCGGCGGGCAAGGGCGTCGTGGTCGCTCAGACGGTCGACGAAGCGCACGCGGCGATCGACGCCATGCTGGGCGGCGAGATGGTCGGTGCCGCCGGCGCACGGGTCGTGATCGAGGAGTTCCTGCCTGGCGAAGAAGCGAGTTTCATCGTGCTCTGTGATGGCACCCATGTCGCGGCACTGGCGAGTTCGCAGGACCACAAGCGCCTGCTCGATGGCGACGAAGGACCCAACACCGGCGGCATGGGGGCCTATTCCCCCGCGCCGGTGGTCACGCCCGAGGTGCATGCCCGCGTGATGCGCGAAATCATCGACCCGACCATCGCCGGCCTTGCCGCCGAAGGGATCCGGTACACCGGGTTCCTCTACGCCGGACTGATGATCGGAGCCGACGGGCAGCCGCGCGTGCTGGAATTCAACTGTCGCCTGGGCGATCCCGAGACGCAACCGATCCTGATGCGCATGAAATCCGATCTGGCCGAAGTGCTGGACGCCGCGATCGACGGCCGGCTCGATCAGATCGAGATCGCCTGGGACCGGCGTGCTGCGCTCGGCGTCGTCGTCGCCGCGCAGGACTACCCGGACCGTCCCCGGCGTGGGGATGCGATCGAAGCCCTGCCGGCGAACACGGACGATTGCATGGTGTTCCACGCCGGCACCCAGCAGGTCGGCGACCAGCTCGTCACCAGCGGTGGCCGGGTGCTCTGCGTCACCGCCCTCGGTGAAACCCTCCGCCTTGCCCGCCGCCGGGCGTACGAGGCGGTGTCGGCGGTACGTTTTGCGGGCATGCAGTATCGCAGCGATATCGGGAATCGCGCGCTGAAAGACTACTGA
- a CDS encoding coproporphyrinogen III oxidase, with translation MQETIAIEPVREYLLDLQRRIVEELERLDGGRFARSEWKKAPGEPLRGDGLTCILEGSTLFERAGIGFSHVSGDRLPPSASAAHPEVAGCGFDAAGVSMVLHPRNPYVPTVHMNVRLFRAQPAPGAAAGAQGPGSWWFGGGMDLTPYYGFEEDARHFHACCRDALAPFGPDYHPRFKRWCDEYFFLKHRGEARGVGGIFFDDFRELGADRSFALLRSVGDHFLPAYVPIVERRKDHPYGERQREFQALRRGRYVEFNLVYDRGTLFGLQSGGRAESILMSMPPQVQWRYEWAPEAGSEEARLYTDFLPARDWLA, from the coding sequence ATGCAAGAAACCATTGCCATCGAGCCGGTGCGCGAATACCTGCTGGATCTCCAGCGGCGCATCGTCGAAGAACTCGAACGCCTCGACGGCGGCCGCTTCGCCCGCAGCGAATGGAAAAAGGCGCCCGGCGAACCGCTCCGCGGCGACGGCCTGACCTGCATCCTCGAAGGAAGTACGCTGTTCGAGCGGGCGGGAATCGGGTTCTCCCACGTCTCGGGCGACCGCCTTCCGCCCTCGGCGAGCGCGGCGCATCCGGAGGTTGCCGGCTGCGGCTTCGATGCGGCGGGCGTCTCGATGGTGCTCCACCCGCGCAATCCCTATGTGCCGACCGTGCACATGAACGTCCGCCTGTTCCGCGCGCAGCCGGCGCCGGGCGCCGCGGCGGGCGCGCAAGGGCCCGGAAGCTGGTGGTTCGGCGGCGGCATGGACCTCACCCCCTACTACGGGTTCGAAGAGGACGCGCGGCATTTCCACGCCTGCTGCCGCGACGCGCTTGCGCCCTTCGGCCCGGACTACCACCCGCGCTTCAAGCGCTGGTGCGACGAATACTTTTTCCTCAAACACCGCGGCGAAGCGCGCGGCGTGGGCGGAATCTTCTTCGACGACTTCCGCGAACTCGGCGCCGACCGCAGCTTCGCCCTGCTGCGGTCGGTCGGAGATCATTTCCTCCCGGCCTACGTTCCGATCGTCGAGCGCCGCAAGGATCACCCCTACGGCGAGCGCCAGCGGGAATTCCAGGCCTTGCGCCGGGGGCGCTATGTCGAATTCAACCTGGTCTACGACCGCGGCACCCTGTTCGGGCTGCAATCCGGCGGCCGCGCGGAATCGATCCTGATGTCGATGCCGCCCCAGGTGCAATGGCGGTACGAGTGGGCACCGGAAGCGGGAAGCGAGGAAGCACGGCTCTACACCGACTTCCTGCCGGCGCGCGATTGGCTTGCATGA
- a CDS encoding probable nicotinate-nucleotide adenylyltransferase has protein sequence MNRLPPIGLLGGSFDPVHAGHLQLAQDAQAALGLAEVVFVPAGRPWQKDRVTPAADRMRMVERALSGHAGWRVDDCEIARPGPSYTIETLRDWRAQIGADRPLVWILGFDQLRQLDTWHRWEELTQCAHLAFAQRAGLAASALPPTVRDWIAARRGTPADLRNAPNGTVVEFAMRPIDCSATQLRQALAEDPSATALARCLPPDVLAYIRAHGLYSAQALPR, from the coding sequence ATGAACCGCCTGCCCCCGATCGGGCTGCTGGGCGGCTCATTCGATCCGGTCCACGCCGGGCACCTGCAACTGGCGCAGGACGCCCAGGCCGCGCTCGGCCTGGCGGAAGTGGTGTTCGTACCGGCCGGCCGACCCTGGCAAAAGGACCGCGTCACCCCCGCCGCCGACCGCATGCGCATGGTCGAGCGCGCCCTCTCGGGACACGCCGGCTGGCGGGTCGACGATTGCGAAATCGCGCGCCCCGGTCCGAGCTACACCATCGAAACCCTGCGCGATTGGCGTGCACAGATCGGCGCGGACCGCCCCCTCGTCTGGATTCTCGGCTTCGACCAATTGCGGCAGCTCGATACCTGGCACCGCTGGGAAGAGCTCACGCAATGCGCGCATCTCGCCTTCGCGCAGCGGGCGGGGCTCGCCGCGTCGGCACTCCCGCCGACGGTACGGGACTGGATCGCCGCACGGCGTGGCACGCCCGCCGACCTGCGAAACGCCCCGAACGGGACCGTCGTCGAATTTGCCATGCGCCCGATCGATTGTTCGGCGACGCAGCTCCGGCAAGCCCTCGCGGAGGACCCGTCGGCCACCGCCCTCGCGCGCTGCCTGCCGCCCGACGTACTGGCGTACATTCGCGCCCACGGCCTGTATTCCGCCCAGGCGCTGCCGCGCTGA
- a CDS encoding iojap domain-containing protein, which yields MDIKKLQRVVVDALEDVKAQDIAVFNTTALSDLFDRVILASGTSNRQTRALAARVVEKVKEAGGEVVSVEGQDTGEWVLVDLGDAVVHVMQPAVRAYYGLEEIWGGKPVRMKRAEEAPAAPGKGAPTRASAAESEKEPANAAPTPRKSAARKSSTATSAAGTAASAAKSTAARKTAARKTTAKKTATKTATARPAAKRAAKKAASRA from the coding sequence ATGGACATCAAAAAACTGCAGCGCGTGGTCGTCGACGCCCTGGAAGACGTCAAAGCGCAGGACATCGCCGTCTTCAACACCACCGCGCTCTCCGACCTCTTCGACCGCGTCATCCTCGCCAGCGGGACATCCAACCGTCAGACCCGTGCGCTGGCCGCACGCGTCGTGGAGAAGGTCAAGGAAGCCGGCGGCGAAGTCGTCAGCGTCGAAGGCCAGGACACCGGCGAATGGGTGCTCGTCGATCTGGGCGATGCCGTGGTGCACGTCATGCAACCGGCGGTACGGGCGTACTACGGCCTGGAGGAGATCTGGGGCGGAAAGCCGGTGCGGATGAAGCGCGCGGAGGAGGCACCGGCAGCACCGGGCAAAGGCGCGCCCACCCGAGCGTCCGCGGCGGAATCGGAAAAGGAGCCGGCCAACGCTGCGCCGACGCCCCGCAAATCCGCGGCCCGGAAATCGTCGACGGCGACTTCCGCTGCAGGAACGGCGGCGAGCGCGGCCAAGAGCACCGCCGCCAGGAAGACGGCGGCAAGGAAGACCACGGCGAAGAAGACCGCGACCAAGACCGCCACGGCCAGACCGGCGGCGAAGCGCGCCGCGAAGAAAGCGGCCTCGCGCGCGTGA
- a CDS encoding ribosomal RNA large subunit methyltransferase H yields the protein MKILVAAVGQKLPGWAEAAVRDYLDRFPRDFRVEVRAIKPEARTGAEAARVQSLEAARLRACIAPGAHLVAMDETGVDWTTDQFASALGTWRDTARDPVFVIGGADGLDAEFKRQAALRLRLSSLTLPHALARVLLVEQLYRAWSILASHPYHRA from the coding sequence GTGAAGATCCTGGTCGCCGCGGTCGGCCAGAAACTGCCCGGGTGGGCCGAAGCCGCCGTACGCGATTATCTGGATCGATTTCCCCGCGACTTCCGCGTCGAGGTGCGCGCCATCAAGCCTGAAGCGCGCACCGGCGCCGAAGCCGCGCGTGTGCAATCCCTGGAAGCCGCCCGCCTGCGCGCATGCATCGCACCGGGCGCCCATCTGGTCGCAATGGATGAAACCGGGGTCGATTGGACCACCGATCAATTCGCGTCAGCACTCGGAACGTGGCGCGACACGGCGCGCGATCCGGTATTCGTGATCGGCGGCGCCGATGGTCTGGACGCGGAATTCAAACGCCAGGCCGCGCTGCGCCTGCGCCTCTCGAGCCTGACCTTGCCCCACGCGCTGGCGCGGGTGCTGCTGGTCGAGCAGCTCTATCGGGCATGGTCCATCCTTGCTTCGCATCCCTATCACCGCGCATAA
- a CDS encoding maf-like protein, with translation MTPPRFYLASMSPRRKELLDQIGAPFTVLPLRSHPPRGPEVDETQHEGEAPADYVLRIARDKAELGAKVLSLRGLPLWPVLGADTTVILDGDVLGKPSDPQEAARTLARLSGRTHEVRTAVALSRIRSGFVMTETRVCVTQVTMRAIEPQEIERYCATREPYDKAGSYAIQGVAAIFIERIEGSYSGVMGLPLADTAALLASAGIPVL, from the coding sequence ATGACCCCTCCGCGCTTCTATCTCGCCTCCATGAGTCCGCGGCGCAAGGAATTGCTGGACCAGATCGGCGCGCCGTTCACCGTACTGCCCCTGCGCTCCCACCCGCCGCGCGGCCCGGAAGTCGACGAAACGCAGCACGAGGGCGAGGCCCCCGCCGACTACGTCCTGCGGATCGCCCGGGACAAGGCGGAACTTGGCGCGAAGGTCCTGAGTCTGCGCGGCCTGCCGCTATGGCCGGTGCTGGGGGCGGACACGACGGTGATCCTGGACGGCGACGTCCTGGGCAAGCCGAGCGACCCGCAAGAGGCCGCACGCACGCTCGCGCGCCTGTCCGGGCGCACCCATGAGGTCCGCACCGCGGTGGCGCTGTCGCGCATCCGCAGCGGATTCGTCATGACCGAAACCCGCGTCTGTGTGACCCAGGTGACGATGCGCGCGATCGAGCCGCAGGAAATCGAACGCTACTGCGCGACCCGGGAACCCTATGACAAGGCCGGCAGCTATGCCATCCAGGGGGTCGCCGCGATCTTCATCGAACGGATCGAAGGCAGTTATTCGGGCGTGATGGGCCTGCCGTTGGCGGATACGGCGGCGCTGCTGGCATCGGCCGGGATCCCCGTGCTGTAA
- a CDS encoding putative uncharacterized protein (Precursor) — MQPAERLTTRFIAASALILLCSCSSMLPKGAKQMPLPWANYDQAMAAINRIVPYKTTRADLRAMHIDPATNPSITILTYTDLLARFPAASAVPAGKLDPGIADCLASGKRCSAYWISVRQLKTKRVGNFWLDLFAFRQHTITTGWTFRAMILFIGDTAVYALGSGRPRIDNEQFVHNPLGPLQGIGGALLPKGL; from the coding sequence ATGCAACCCGCGGAACGGCTCACGACCCGGTTCATCGCGGCATCGGCCCTCATCCTGCTGTGCTCCTGCAGTTCCATGCTGCCGAAGGGAGCGAAACAGATGCCGCTGCCCTGGGCGAACTACGACCAAGCCATGGCCGCGATCAACCGGATCGTCCCCTACAAGACGACCCGCGCCGACCTGCGCGCGATGCACATCGACCCGGCGACGAACCCTTCGATCACGATTCTGACCTACACCGATCTGCTGGCGCGCTTTCCGGCCGCGTCTGCCGTTCCGGCGGGAAAACTGGACCCCGGAATCGCCGATTGCCTGGCGTCGGGAAAACGCTGCAGCGCATATTGGATATCCGTGCGCCAGTTGAAGACGAAGCGGGTCGGCAATTTCTGGCTGGACCTGTTCGCGTTCCGCCAGCATACGATCACCACCGGGTGGACGTTCCGCGCAATGATCCTGTTCATCGGCGATACCGCCGTCTATGCGCTGGGCAGCGGCCGTCCCAGGATCGACAACGAGCAATTTGTCCACAACCCGCTGGGACCCTTGCAAGGGATCGGCGGCGCACTGCTGCCGAAAGGGCTGTAG